One genomic segment of Rubripirellula amarantea includes these proteins:
- a CDS encoding sensor histidine kinase → MPLENPATIDSQLPTAPTLLPTPSLRNRIYLTVSVLVALCLLSTLIGWWGQSKLLEQFQSYEQSEVQLVEIASMDRDVEELKTRAEKYLQTGAMSQLSRAKQLHVQLKNQIASALKLSQDEQMQATLQAMNESLAIFAQRLDLASTERELRTRLIKVELPKQDFDVTESLQQLESAILADDREDLFKAYLRLVKSQSNSRQLFQQYFTEPDSVDFTLGLQSIRESRQALATIRQLIQDDVALSESTFDETLDDADFDDAVNNDEAENANDGPTTRVNATLDKLERELNEFRRLGSRAVQATRGYMFYSNVVMAGEISEFVYRSKRLKDYSEDQRVINRQSMAELARRSRIYAMLASVAAAAFAILMAMQLTYLIVNPIFRITETFRQLGQGDSVSEIPLLNRKDEIGKLAQAAQVFSDKNQVTKQLLLMSEKMTQELAAKASALEETNLELDNFAYVASHDLRSPLRGIKHLASWIQEDCEDLLPEGSKAHLIQMNERATKMENLLDDLLQYSRAGRMNLAPETVDINDIVSSIVSMIDLPKGFSIELPQRSLEFTTMKTPLTQVLLNLITNGVKYNDKGSSGRITVSAENVGDTSILIQVSDNGRGIAPEHLNRVFEMYQRVATDVEGGSGMGLAIVKKLIAKYGSNLKLTSEEGKGSVFSFQWNRVQTPS, encoded by the coding sequence ATGCCTCTTGAAAACCCTGCGACGATAGATTCGCAGCTCCCCACCGCCCCCACGCTGCTGCCGACGCCGTCTTTGCGAAACCGCATTTACTTGACGGTGTCGGTTCTTGTGGCCCTCTGTTTGCTAAGCACGTTGATTGGATGGTGGGGACAGTCCAAGTTACTCGAGCAGTTTCAGTCGTACGAGCAATCCGAGGTTCAATTGGTCGAGATCGCGAGCATGGATCGGGACGTCGAGGAATTGAAGACGAGGGCCGAAAAGTATCTGCAAACCGGAGCCATGTCTCAGCTTTCTCGCGCTAAGCAACTGCATGTTCAACTGAAGAACCAAATTGCGTCGGCGTTGAAACTTTCCCAAGACGAACAAATGCAAGCGACGCTACAAGCGATGAACGAGTCGCTTGCGATCTTTGCTCAACGGCTAGATCTTGCGTCGACAGAGCGAGAACTGCGGACCAGGCTCATCAAGGTTGAACTGCCGAAACAGGATTTCGACGTCACCGAGTCTTTGCAGCAACTCGAATCCGCCATCCTTGCCGACGATCGCGAGGACTTGTTCAAAGCCTACCTTCGCTTGGTCAAGTCTCAGTCGAACTCTCGCCAACTCTTCCAGCAGTATTTCACGGAACCAGATTCGGTCGACTTCACACTCGGACTTCAGTCAATCAGAGAATCGCGACAAGCACTCGCCACGATCCGCCAACTCATTCAAGACGATGTCGCTTTATCGGAAAGCACCTTCGATGAAACTCTTGACGACGCTGACTTTGACGACGCCGTGAACAACGACGAAGCCGAGAACGCAAATGACGGCCCAACCACACGAGTGAACGCGACGCTTGACAAGCTTGAACGAGAGCTGAACGAATTTCGGCGTCTTGGATCTCGCGCCGTTCAGGCGACTCGGGGATACATGTTCTATTCCAACGTCGTGATGGCAGGCGAGATATCCGAGTTTGTCTATCGATCCAAACGCTTGAAGGATTATTCAGAAGACCAACGCGTGATCAATCGACAATCAATGGCTGAACTAGCGAGACGATCTCGTATCTACGCGATGCTCGCATCGGTCGCGGCGGCCGCTTTCGCGATCTTGATGGCAATGCAGTTGACGTACCTGATCGTGAATCCCATCTTTCGAATCACCGAGACGTTTCGTCAGCTTGGCCAGGGCGATTCGGTCAGCGAGATTCCTTTGCTTAATCGCAAAGACGAGATTGGAAAGTTAGCTCAGGCTGCTCAAGTCTTCAGCGACAAGAACCAAGTGACCAAGCAACTGCTGCTGATGTCCGAGAAGATGACCCAAGAGCTTGCCGCCAAGGCTTCGGCGTTGGAAGAAACCAACCTCGAACTTGATAACTTCGCGTACGTCGCATCGCATGACCTTCGCTCTCCATTGCGAGGCATCAAGCATTTGGCAAGTTGGATTCAAGAGGATTGCGAAGACCTGTTGCCCGAGGGATCGAAGGCACACTTGATCCAAATGAATGAACGCGCGACCAAGATGGAAAACTTGCTCGATGATCTGCTTCAATATTCGCGTGCGGGACGAATGAATCTGGCGCCCGAAACCGTCGACATCAACGATATCGTTAGTTCGATCGTGTCGATGATTGACCTTCCCAAAGGGTTCTCCATCGAACTGCCACAACGGTCTTTGGAATTCACGACAATGAAAACGCCCCTGACCCAAGTGCTGCTCAACCTGATCACCAATGGCGTCAAGTACAACGACAAAGGATCCTCGGGTCGCATCACCGTCAGTGCCGAGAACGTCGGTGACACCAGCATCCTCATTCAAGTGTCCGACAACGGGCGCGGCATTGCACCGGAACACCTTAACCGCGTTTTCGAGATGTACCAACGCGTTGCAACGGATGTCGAAGGTGGAAGCGGAATGGGGCTTGCGATTGTTAAGAAACTGATAGCCAAGTACGGATCCAACCTGAAGCTAACGTCCGAAGAAGGCAAAGGCTCGGTGTTCTCGTTTCAATGGAACCGGGTTCAGACGCCCAGTTGA
- a CDS encoding response regulator, giving the protein MFTVLLVEDDDLDAEMVNRAFKKSDVPVRLERAVDGKSALSMLHNELSIAKEHPLIVFLDLNMPGVNGHEFLERLRNDDTLRSTTVFVLTTSSHARDVERAYEKNVAGYFTKPQLSHLIGVLKSYSQGAELPKLK; this is encoded by the coding sequence ATGTTCACAGTACTCCTAGTCGAAGATGATGACCTCGACGCTGAAATGGTGAATCGGGCATTCAAGAAGAGCGACGTTCCGGTTCGGCTCGAGCGGGCCGTTGACGGAAAGTCCGCTCTGTCGATGCTTCACAATGAGTTGTCGATCGCTAAAGAGCATCCTCTGATTGTGTTTCTCGACCTGAACATGCCTGGGGTCAATGGGCACGAGTTTCTGGAACGGCTTCGCAATGATGACACGCTCCGGTCCACCACGGTCTTCGTCCTGACCACGTCGTCTCATGCTCGTGACGTCGAGCGAGCGTACGAGAAAAACGTTGCCGGCTACTTTACCAAGCCTCAACTATCACACTTGATTGGCGTTCTGAAATCATACAGCCAGGGCGCGGAACTGCCCAAGCTGAAGTAA
- a CDS encoding sulfotransferase family protein: MNVSLVLLAHPRSGSTAIRDIFDLHPRLSVLNEPFNPTRGSDGWGYDFLADLNAGQQLPDILQDLKETSNGVKHLLGQLTLKQDLEVFAFFPTKFFMVRRNQLQAVASSLIAEQTLQWHRRGAPRMQDQPLEPLDLNRIAEYLDTQGTAIAQTNAFLAQHETGHQCRRIVYEDLFGENVSISQRLEITLELVRSVVGNDLSNAYIEKVAAKLDHDSNKVNSTETYRLLPNLAEINRLFGAGQFGAPLE; this comes from the coding sequence ATGAATGTTAGCTTGGTCCTTCTTGCACATCCCAGATCGGGCAGCACGGCGATCCGAGATATCTTCGACCTTCACCCAAGGCTCTCTGTACTCAACGAACCATTCAACCCTACACGAGGGTCCGATGGATGGGGATATGATTTCCTGGCTGACTTGAATGCTGGTCAGCAATTGCCTGACATCCTGCAAGACTTGAAAGAGACGTCCAATGGTGTAAAGCACCTGCTGGGGCAACTGACGCTAAAACAAGACTTGGAAGTGTTCGCTTTCTTCCCAACCAAGTTCTTTATGGTCAGGCGAAATCAATTGCAGGCGGTCGCTTCTTCCTTGATCGCCGAACAGACTCTGCAATGGCATCGCCGTGGTGCGCCGCGTATGCAGGACCAACCACTAGAACCGCTCGACCTCAATCGGATTGCCGAGTACCTCGATACTCAGGGTACGGCGATTGCCCAAACCAATGCTTTTTTGGCTCAACACGAAACCGGGCACCAATGCAGGCGAATCGTGTACGAAGACCTGTTCGGCGAAAACGTTTCGATTTCCCAACGACTCGAGATCACGTTGGAGTTGGTTCGTTCGGTGGTCGGGAATGACTTGAGCAACGCTTACATTGAAAAGGTCGCTGCGAAATTGGACCACGATTCTAACAAGGTCAATTCGACCGAAACTTACCGCCTGCTCCCGAACTTGGCCGAAATCAATCGCTTGTTTGGCGCTGGCCAATTCGGTGCGCCGCTAGAGTAG
- a CDS encoding ABC transporter substrate-binding protein, translated as MLNHTARCLALATTLARGSATSAQDKHATDSKPKAKPEPTQGPTILSKKRRVVRVLGTHVTLQEDLRKRAEADLGIELQFSPGGSAEVLHRASTRPESFDLYEQWSNSMRVLWQVGAIQPIETKRLRYWSEINQLTTTGRLTPNAKIGAGDAPNRLLFVQPDGALGGNETSKVSFLPYVHNVDSFGYDAGKIPRGIPYETESWSWLLDEQHQGKVAIVNAPTIGLFDLALAAQAKGLIEFDDIGNISRSKLDELFDILMTYRRRGHFRGIWSSVPASVELMKSGESVVESMFSPAVFDLKAQGVDCVYASPVEGYRAWHGVMCLSVAAQGDVKDAAYEYMNWWLSGWPGAFIAKQGYYISNPQRSRKELTADEWDYWYEGKPARTDLLGTQGKVVVNKGASRDGGSYERRFSNIAVWNTVMPTYEYSLTRWNEFLSG; from the coding sequence ATGTTGAATCATACAGCTCGATGCTTGGCGTTAGCGACGACCCTCGCCAGGGGTTCAGCCACCTCGGCTCAAGACAAACATGCGACGGATTCTAAGCCGAAGGCGAAACCAGAACCGACTCAGGGACCAACAATCCTGAGCAAGAAGCGCCGCGTCGTGCGAGTATTGGGGACCCACGTGACTCTCCAGGAGGACCTGCGCAAACGAGCCGAAGCGGATCTCGGTATCGAGTTGCAGTTTTCGCCGGGCGGGAGTGCTGAGGTATTGCACCGTGCTTCGACGCGACCGGAATCATTCGACCTTTACGAGCAATGGTCCAACAGCATGCGGGTGCTGTGGCAAGTGGGTGCCATTCAACCGATTGAAACGAAGCGTCTACGGTACTGGTCCGAGATCAACCAATTGACCACCACCGGGCGCTTAACTCCCAATGCCAAGATTGGCGCAGGTGATGCACCCAATCGTTTGTTGTTCGTTCAGCCCGATGGAGCCTTGGGAGGAAACGAAACATCGAAAGTCAGCTTTCTGCCGTACGTTCACAATGTGGATTCATTCGGATACGACGCGGGAAAGATTCCGCGTGGGATTCCCTATGAAACCGAAAGCTGGAGTTGGTTGTTGGATGAACAACACCAAGGGAAGGTCGCGATCGTGAACGCGCCCACGATCGGCTTGTTTGATCTCGCCCTAGCAGCCCAAGCCAAAGGTTTGATTGAGTTTGATGACATCGGCAATATCAGCCGGTCCAAACTTGATGAACTTTTCGACATCCTGATGACCTACCGTCGTCGGGGTCACTTCCGGGGCATCTGGAGCAGCGTTCCAGCGTCGGTCGAATTGATGAAGAGCGGTGAATCGGTCGTGGAAAGCATGTTCTCGCCAGCCGTGTTTGACCTTAAAGCCCAAGGAGTTGACTGCGTGTACGCGTCGCCGGTCGAAGGCTACCGCGCATGGCATGGCGTGATGTGTCTATCAGTTGCGGCCCAGGGTGACGTCAAAGATGCGGCGTACGAGTACATGAATTGGTGGCTTTCAGGGTGGCCGGGTGCCTTCATCGCGAAACAAGGCTACTACATTTCCAATCCGCAGCGTTCGCGAAAAGAATTGACGGCGGATGAATGGGATTATTGGTACGAAGGCAAACCGGCACGAACTGATTTGTTGGGGACTCAAGGAAAGGTTGTCGTCAACAAAGGCGCTTCAAGGGACGGCGGATCCTACGAGCGCAGGTTCAGCAACATCGCAGTTTGGAACACGGTGATGCCAACTTACGAGTACAGCCTGACTCGCTGGAACGAGTTTCTTTCAGGGTAG
- a CDS encoding carboxypeptidase-like regulatory domain-containing protein, which translates to METRTQFLINSREHQSISGRNWGVWGLALLVWLGGNGVKTRAAGMVSVHGVVTDESGEPVSDATVVAIQKTWPRGRFQMNTLSTRTNEKGAFRFDDFATRGRPYEFLLTAMPDRHCMVSEYRGDRNGKSQPAVKLRVTPSEPTRITLTDTKGVPLPHAKVIPLTRITADGSEHKTYPIEMKDVGITANHSGVAELHAFLPGEKGKLMVEYHGNISEHAINIPSDQRLEVAIEAVEGRVMEGATDKDVVDSNAPSLGRVVSSSGQPIAGANVLLVLKTWPDGRFRQQVLQTESGRDGNFALSKMPGQADKKALLVTILKQGYEMTSEYRTFGKGEAIDSFEFTLENALRAKFRFVDKHGESLGKTRVFIARRKTPDKEHMIYAQSGADATFTTDDLGNIDLAFFQVGDVVRFIVQVDGKPIEATATITAEPTQRVVVSES; encoded by the coding sequence GTGGAAACTCGTACTCAATTCCTCATCAACTCGCGAGAACATCAATCCATTTCGGGGCGCAACTGGGGCGTTTGGGGATTGGCACTGCTGGTTTGGCTTGGTGGCAATGGAGTCAAGACTCGAGCGGCAGGCATGGTTTCAGTGCATGGGGTGGTGACCGACGAATCTGGTGAACCCGTATCCGACGCTACGGTGGTTGCGATTCAAAAGACATGGCCGCGTGGTCGCTTTCAAATGAATACTTTGAGCACTCGAACCAACGAGAAAGGCGCGTTTCGTTTCGATGATTTCGCGACTCGCGGTCGGCCATACGAGTTCTTGTTAACGGCGATGCCAGATAGGCACTGCATGGTGAGTGAATACCGTGGTGATCGAAACGGCAAGTCACAGCCTGCGGTTAAGCTACGAGTCACTCCTTCAGAACCAACTCGGATCACGCTCACCGATACGAAAGGTGTGCCGTTGCCTCACGCCAAGGTCATTCCGCTCACTCGCATCACGGCCGACGGTTCTGAGCACAAGACTTATCCCATTGAAATGAAAGATGTGGGAATCACCGCCAACCATTCCGGAGTAGCCGAACTGCACGCGTTCTTGCCAGGCGAAAAGGGTAAGTTGATGGTTGAGTACCACGGGAACATCAGCGAGCACGCGATCAACATCCCCTCGGACCAACGGCTAGAAGTTGCGATCGAAGCAGTCGAAGGACGAGTGATGGAGGGGGCGACCGACAAGGACGTGGTGGATTCGAATGCACCGTCGCTAGGTCGTGTGGTAAGTTCGTCAGGCCAACCAATCGCTGGTGCAAACGTGTTGCTTGTCTTGAAGACTTGGCCGGACGGTCGATTCCGTCAGCAGGTCTTGCAAACAGAGTCAGGTCGCGATGGGAACTTCGCATTGTCGAAGATGCCAGGACAGGCCGACAAGAAAGCTCTATTGGTGACGATCTTGAAGCAGGGGTATGAAATGACCAGTGAGTATCGCACCTTTGGCAAAGGCGAGGCGATCGACTCATTCGAATTTACGCTCGAGAATGCGTTGCGAGCGAAGTTTCGCTTTGTCGATAAACATGGCGAATCGCTTGGCAAGACGCGTGTCTTTATCGCTCGCAGAAAAACGCCTGATAAAGAACACATGATCTACGCTCAAAGCGGTGCTGACGCCACCTTTACGACCGACGACTTAGGGAACATTGACCTTGCTTTCTTTCAAGTTGGCGACGTGGTGCGATTCATCGTTCAGGTCGACGGTAAACCCATCGAAGCCACGGCGACCATCACGGCGGAACCAACCCAACGAGTGGTTGTGTCGGAATCCTAA